In the genome of Vicia villosa cultivar HV-30 ecotype Madison, WI linkage group LG7, Vvil1.0, whole genome shotgun sequence, one region contains:
- the LOC131617493 gene encoding HMG-Y-related protein A-like has translation MATKEVNKPQSLPPYPELILKALDELNEPNGSNKSAISNHIESIYGELPEGHAVVLAYHLNQMKDNGELVFAKNNYSRPDPSAPPKRGRGRPPKAKDPLAPPPSAVVSPPRPRGRPPKDPNAPPKTPKTSGSGRPRGRPKKIARTEEASVETSSPVSVAAVNVDVVVPCVAAVPTSSGRPRGRPPKVKPQMTQVSVS, from the exons ATGGCAACAAAGGAGGTTAATAAGCCTCAGTCACTTCCTCCTTACCCTGAG TTGATACTGAAGGCTCTTGATGAACTGAATGAACCAAATGGATCAAACAAATCAGCAATATCAAACCACATAGAATCAATTTACGGTGAGCTACCAGAAGGCCATGCAGTTGTTCTTGCGTATCATCTGAACCAGATGAAAGACAACGGTGAGCTTGTTTTTGCAAAGAACAACTACTCAAGGCCGGATCCAAGTGCTCCACCAAAGAGAGGACGTGGTAGGCCTCCAAAGGCGAAGGATCCATTGGCCCCACCACCTTCAGCTGTTGTGTCCCCTCCAAGGCCGAGGGGTCGTCCACCTAAGGACCCTAATGCACCCCCAAAGACCCCCAAGACTTCTGGAAGTGGTAGGCCAAGGGGTAGGCCGAAGAAGATTGCAAGAACTGAGGAGGCTAGTGTTGAGACATCAAGTCCTGTTAGTGTTGCTGCTGtgaatgttgatgttgttgttccaTGTGTTGCTGCTGTTCCTACTTCGAGTGGGAGACCAAGGGGTAGGCCTCCTAAGGTGAAGCCTCAGATGACACAAGTGAGTGTGTCATAG